A window of Mangifera indica cultivar Alphonso chromosome 11, CATAS_Mindica_2.1, whole genome shotgun sequence contains these coding sequences:
- the LOC123229152 gene encoding FCS-Like Zinc finger 6: MLGKRPRPPMKRTTSLSEITFDIGEPAPVSDNHHNNPFNVTTPQKQQGLDQRLLSMVSPRSNNNRRHSYDVTNSDHFLRACCLCKRRLVPGRDIYMYRGDSAFCSLECRQHQMNQDERKEKCSFASAKKQAATPNSGSQVSAKSGTVAAV, from the exons ATGTTGGGAAAGAGGCCTCGTCCTCCAATGAAGAGAACAACAAGCCTAAGTGAAATCACCTTTGATATAGGTGAACCAGCGCCTGTTTCAGATAATCATCACAACAACCCCTTCAATGTTACAACTCCGCAGAAGCAGCAGGGTTTAGATCAACGTCTCTTGTCCATGGTCTCGCCTAGAAGTAATAATAATAGGAGACATTCATATGATGTTACTAACTCTGATCACTTCTTGAGAGCTTGTTGTCTCTGTAAACGTAGATTGGTGCCCGGCCGTGACATATACATGTACAG GGGAGATAGCGCTTTTTGTAGCCTGGAATGCAGGCAACACCAGATGAATCAAGATGAGAGGAAAGAAAAGTGCTCCTTTGCATCAGCAAAGAAACAAGCTGCAACTCCCAACAGCGGATCCCAAGTTTCCGCCAAGAGTGGGACCGTGGCGGCTGTGTAA
- the LOC123230186 gene encoding non-specific lipid transfer protein GPI-anchored 31-like produces the protein MAGILFATCLMLAAAVASGAHGSPTPAPSSKPTDCSMIIYNMANCMPFLSKAGKDMKPDSSCCTGFKSVLKVNAECICEALKSSASLGLDLNMTKAVTLPSDCGVSATAPPISKCGIPSPPGEAPVKPPSPTKKRTPPPAPSKKTPPPAPSEPSPQAPAPAPSAHSGSSRTCGSFKVIILSVVLGFLIFRIA, from the exons ATGGCGGGAATCCTCTTTGCCACATGCTTAATGCTGGCTGCTGCAGTGGCCAGTGGTGCTCATGGATCACCCACTCCAGCTCCATCATCAAAACCGACAGATTGCTCCATGATCATTTACAACATGGCGAATTGTATGCCATTTTTGAGTAAAGCGGGCAAGGATATGAAGCCGGACTCTTCTTGTTGCACTGGATTTAAATCGGTGCTGAAGGTGAATGCTGAGTGCATTTGTGAAGCGTTGAAGAGCAGTGCTTCTTTGGGCCTTGATTTGAATATGACTAAGGCCGTCACTCTGCCTTCGGACTGTGGGGTGTCCGCTACAGCTCCCCCTATTAGTAAATGTGGCA TTCCTTCCCCTCCTGGTGAAGCTCCCG TCAAACCTCCATCACCAACAAAGAAGAGGACTCCACCACCAGCACCATCAAAGAAGACTCCACCACCAGCGCCTTCAGAGCCCTCACCCCAAGCTCCAGCACCGGCGCCGTCAGCACACAGTGGAAGTTCTAGGACTTGTGGTTCCTTCAAAGTTATTATCTTGAGTGTGGTTTTGGGCTTCTTGATCTTCCGCATTGCCTGA